A window of Ciconia boyciana chromosome 9, ASM3463844v1, whole genome shotgun sequence genomic DNA:
AATGAAACAGTTTCATGTGGTATTAAGTCCACAGGTAAGTTTCATGTTGGTAAGAAATCaacatccattttttttttaaacttaaaggCTGTGACACTTTCCTTAGATTTACTACAACCTCTCCTTAAGTTTAATCTTTAGAACTCATTCAGCggatatatatgcatatatttggcaggttagttttttttaaacaccattATTGAATGACATCCGTGagagtatttgaaaatactgcattcAACTTCAGCTAATTAGGGTGAACATGCTTACTTCTCCTTGATTGTGCTACCACACAATCTTAATGTCTTGCAGAAATATTGTAGGATGTAGATGTAAAAAGGTGGGGGGCTGAAGCTTGCTAGAGAACTTGTACTGAAGAAATAAGTAACTAGGGTGGCATTCAGCTGGCCCTCCTGTAAGAGCCGTAGCATGAGTATTTTCTGGCAGTTGCAACCTGAAAATGGCTCTGCAAGCAGTGCTCTGTTCAGTGTTCCCTTTGACTCTTGTTTCTGTCTGGCTCAGCtatttttttggaaatttttttttcccctgttctctTTTGGTGAAAGTATGACTCTTGATGTAAAAATGCATTACAGAGTTCCCGTTTTAAAGCTATAACAGTCACACGTCTACTCTGTCTCAAGCCATACACCTTACAACCTGGCCTTACTTCATAGTTAATATAAAGTTAACAGTTAAGTAGGAGTTGCCATGTGATCATCACTCTATATAGTTTAAACCAAACTTCCTCAGTATTTTAAGCAGAAGGTAAattagtgtttgtttttttcgCTGAACCAGGGGAGAGCAAGGAAGCTGAGACTTACCCAGATGTATATGAGTGATACAAATGACATCCAGATCTCCTTCAAAATAATGCAAGTGTCTGGACATTTCTCAAAAGTACTTAAGAGGACCAAAATGCACATATTAATGTTTAAGAACACCTGATCATTATGCTTAGCGACTTTGGCCTTGTATTTAAAGGTAAATAAGATAGCTAGTCATAAAGAAGGACAGCAGGTCCCATTTGAAAGAAGATGtgcaatatttctgaaaattcaggAGCTTTATTTAGTACAAGACCAGTTTTGGGACCCCGAGTAGTTCTAAGTAGGAGTTTGAAATGTTCATTAAAAGGACCATATGGTAGGAATTGTCTGTTGTTGATGACAGGGGTGTCCAGTCATATATTGCTTTGTCTAACTGTGGATTTAAGTTCTGTTCTTTAAGACTGAGATTTTAATGTTCACAAGCCATACAGAAAGTTGGTTTGtacaaatgtttttcagatcATTCCTAGACCCTCAGAGaacccctcccagccctgagATTAGGTAATGACAGCAAATTAGGTTTTgcctgaaaaatgtctttaacaAGCCTGCACTGTACTGTGCATGCATATTATCACTGTGATGGTTGCATAAGAAGCTGTGGAAACTAAAATGGAATGCTATGCTTATGCagaatatttataattataatGAGATGACACACACTGGCCATGTCGTCACCCCCCCAtagtctaatttttttcctatacttATCTTCAGTATTTAACTTATTACAGAATTAGAAGATCTGTTAATACTTACTAGGAATAATGAAATCACGGCTGAAGCTCGAATATGCAGAACTCTGTTCAGACTAATTAGTACTATGTATTCACAGCTTTGGTTATTGTACATAGCCTTTGTCCTTGGAGCATCTGTTGATACTTGTTTCAATATGCATGTCATGTTGTTCATGACAGATAGATCTGTTTCAGTCCATTCAGAAATAGCACTGGGAACTAGATTGAAACAAAGATGCCCAGAAGCAAAGTGGAAAGtcaaaacaaatagaaaaaattacCTCTCATTTTTTCAAAGGAACTTGACATGATGTTACGGCAAATGAGCTTCTGCCAGTCATCCCATAGACTAACTATACAGTAGCTACTGGTATTTATTATTCTGATCCTGCTGTAAGATGTAAAGTTTAATTCCTCAGCTGTAACTTCCTAATTTGTATGTTAAATGCTAGAATGTCAGTTATGCTCTTGGCAAGATTTTAGCCTACGATGTTCATGTTGCACTTTCAGCTACGTTACCATTGTGCCGTAATTGTAAGggacatgttttgttttctgctcctcactTGCCCTGAGTTGGCTCTTGTGATTGTCTAGTGTACAGTAAGCTGATAGGttcaccaaaacaaacaaaatttctggcttggattatttttttttgctaggtTAGCTTTCAGTAACACAGGTGCTGGAACCTTGCTGGAGTAGAGGAGGAGAACAGGAGTGTGGAACTGAGAACTCTGACTTTTGGCTGTGGTAGACTTAACTTGCCCACGAAGGGAAGCCATGTTCTTTGTTTCGaagcaattattatttttttaactgggattttggaaaagaaacagaagtccCAGATTATTTTGAATTGGTAGGGATTTGAAATGTGCCCGGTAGTTCATTCCTATCGTGGTTGGAGGAATATTAGACATTACAGTTGTAACAGTAAAAAGCACAAGCAACAAATGGTAACAAGCTAGCTCTTGGTTCATGCTTGAACTAACAAGTTGCTCCATAAGTAGATGAACTAATGAGGAGTAGTTTTGTTGTGGATTTGTGTCCCATATCCCTTAAAACCCATGCCCTGCATTTGCAAGCAAATGAAGCTGTGGCTGGTTTCTAGCCGTGTATGTCCTGACAGGTCAGCCAGTGCATAGCACTGATAGCCAGTTAGTGTTGCTGCTAAACAGTTAGGTGATGCCTGAGAtctcccagcccttccctctTAAGTGGATAtcaggcagcagctttccacctccttGCCTCTAggctgctgattttttttaaaataaacttaagCCCTCTTTTCTGGTTGGTGATAGCTAGTCAGTGATTGCAGAAGTAGCTGGTGAATGGTGGATTGACAGGCATGGTGTTATAAAATGCTTTCTCATGGGTGTAGGGGAGAGGtgaagaaaatttgaaattcaGGCTCTTGTTAACATGATTTAGAGAAATCTGATGTGTACGGAGAGTtcttatctctctttttttgtttgtttcctttagtCTGACTGGCAGCGAGATTGAAATTGATGTGTGAAATGTGTTTACTTCTCAGGTTAATAgatcaaagcagaaaagcaattaacATCTGTATTATATAACTCTGTTCATTAATTTGTAACATGTTGGTATTGCATGTCTAAGTCAGACCTCAACACACATTGAATGTTTGTTACTCTtcatttgatattaaaaaatatgtaccCTGTAGattcttgtttctttcactttttttttttaaaagctaaaattttTGTCAGTGAACTTTTCTAGAAGGTATTTGGAGAGTTTCAGAACAGTTATGTTGGCAGTTATGTATCAAAACATTCTCCACTAGACTCTGTCCTCCCATGGGATTATTTCCTTAGGTGTGcgaataacttttttccccttaggaactgttttgtgctttttgttgcgtggtgggttttttttgtttgtgtgttggttttttttttttttttaaaccaaaccCACCTCATTTTTAATGAGTGTCTGTGGTATACTTGACAATATGTGTTTGTTGACGTGTCTTACATAATGTAAGTTGCACAAAATCTTTAAAGTTTAGTGGTGTATCCACTTAAATTCCTTTGGAAATAGTATCTAGTGTTGTTTGATTCTCTAGTAACAGTCTTAAAAATTTGACATGTGTTTTTTTAGCCTTCCATCTTTGAcgaaacagaaaatattaaaatgaaagtctTTCAAACAGTAGCATATGTATCATAGAAGGACCTACAAAACTTTAACTGCTAAAATGTGAGCTTACCTTTGACGTTCCTGAGACTCAGTTTCATTAATATTATCTGTTTATTTGATAGTTAGGGAAGCAGTTGTAACTGAAGTATTCACTGTTACTAGTTAGCATGTATGCATTATAAAACTAATTAAGTTCCATGAAATTGCAGTACTTTGTGACTGACAATATTTTGTGATACTGCAGCCTGCCATGAGAGTATTTCTTAGCATTTCGTTAAAGAGCATGTCAAAGTTCCAgggtaaataaataataattaaaaaataataaaaaaaccaaaacccaacccaaaacaaacaaaaaaacccaaactcagtCCTGTTCACAAATTTTTCAGTACTGCTTGTATGTACAAGTTGAACACTGACTTATGTTGAGGCATATCTGTTGTATTTCTTGTCATAAAATCATATAGTCAAATCATATTCTCATATAGTAATAAATTTAACTGTGATTAATAAGATATTGATGAGCCTAGACTTTCAAAAGCTGTAATTGCAGTGTTTCCATACAAttgagagaatttttttcagttattaaggattatgataaatatttacacatcaggaaaaccaaaccaaacaacccccccccaaaccaaagtCCACATatggaaattgtttttaaaagttaaacaGGTAGAGACTTGGATTTTGTAATTGTCAGTGGAAAAGACTGGCTTTAGAAGAAGTGTGGAGATAAATATTGCACCATATTTTATATGCAATTATCCAGTAATTAATTTAATGCAGAATATTGCTAAAGTCACTGGGCTTTAATAGTTTTTCTTAATAGGTTAATTTAATAGGTGTTATTTGCAGGAACTGTGCCGTGATCTGGAAAATTACATACTCTGTTTAAGAAAACCTGAATCATACTCTGTTGTCTTCAGGAAAGTCATGTTTTGAAATGGCCTTCAGGATTCAGATAAGagaataagaattattttagtttGAGGGAATGTAGTTTGTTTTCTGAGTTGCAGgaaaatatggggtttttttcttgattttttttttttggtagcttttTGATTAGATGTCATTCATTAACTCAGGTTTGCTTTCTCTTGTCCAGGGGAAGAGTATCAGAGAATTGAATTTGGTGTTAATGAAGTTATTGAGACACAGTCCTCTGTACTAAATAACACAGACTACAGTATTTCAAGTACTCTGAATCCTCAGGCTCCAGAATTCATTCTCAGTTGTGCACCTGCTCAGAAAACCCCTGATGATAGTCTCGGTGAAACAAACTACAACTCCATTGACTGCCAGTTCACTGATCCAACCCTTGCTTTGGACAGCGGTTCTAATGCTGAAAACGATGGCTTATCTGGAGGCCTTGGACAAAGGGAGcgtaaaaagaagaaaaaaagaccgCCTGGATACTACAGTTACTTGGAAGATGTCAGTGATGGCATTGCTCCCACGGAAGCTCTTGTAAATGGCCATGCAAATTCATCGGGACTAAACAGTATAAGCACAGAGGATACGGAACTGACGGGAGACATACACTCCCTGGCCACACCAAGGACTTGCAACAGCCCGGACAATTCTGTGGACTTCATTAATGAAGCTGTCTCTGATGATTCTGTTTCTAGCGCACTAGACAATACCAGGACTGCAGGGCAGCCTGAGGTATGCCGTGTTACTAATTCTGAACAGTTTTGCATCCCCTCAGAGACTGGCAGAGATAGCCCTTTAAGGACAGCTGTTGTACAGTCTTATGCTGGTACTGATACTACTGAAAATCTTGGCGTTACTAATGGACAAACACTTGAATCCTCTGGTGAGGACACAGCTGCCAATGGGGTAGAATTGCACACTGTGGAAAGCACTGACTCAGACCAAGCTAAGCCTGAGGAAGCTTCACCTTCTACTGAGGCAACAGTCCCGGTTGCAGGATCAGTCCCTGTTAATCAGCCTGCAAAATCGTGGGCTAGTCTTTTTCACAATTCCAAGCCCTCTGCTTCCACATCTGTGGTCTATGTTGAGACTAAGTATACCCCTCCTGCCACATCTACTCTGGTCCCTGAAAAACAGGTTGAAGTCAAAGAGGGACCTGTTCCAGTTTCAGAGGATCCTGTAGCCATAAAGATTGCAGGTATAGTTAATACACACGAGTGGATGTTACACTGGAAGGGTATTAACTCTGCTTGTAAACAGGAGCGTGCAATATTGATAGAGAAGATTCCTCTGTTAATGTTCTTAATAAGATGACTGTTCAAACACTGCTATGAAAGATGTAATTTAAATAAGCTAGTTTTGTTATCCCCCTGAGTAAATGTTCTGGTGAGACATTGCCATGTCATTATCCCAGATGCGGTACAACTATTGCTACTTATCAAACAATATGTTTAAGTGatctttgattttaaataggCTGGTTGCATTCAGCTGTGTGCTACTGTAGTAGGGAGAACACGTTAGAAaagtttattctgaaaatggTGTGTTATGTTATCCAGTATTTATAACCTTGTAATGCATTCCATTATGAGAAGAGTATTAATGTATTTATGCCAAAGTGGCTGAAATTCCTGGACACTTACAGTAGCTTGAGTGTAATGTCTAAATAGATCCTGCTTCAGAAATTCTAATTTAGGAAATAGTTTTTATATTGATTTGCTGTTTGAGAGGTCGGTCTTTCAAATTTTGAAGAATTATCCTTAACCATTATAAACAATATTATTTGATTCAGAAACAATGCTAGCTATCGCCTGTTCAAGAATAACCATAAGAAACTGTCCAGAGGGTACATCAGGAAAGGCAATGCGTGATATAAAGGCTTTGACCGTTGGTCCTGTCATATTTGTGGTTCTAATGAGAAATACTAGAATGTGCCTGAGATTTGTTTTTGCACATTCGGtcataaaatatgaagaaaaatatccagTTGGTTGCATTTTGTGTCACTGACTTATAAGTGTTGGAACAAAAATAGTTATTTCAAATCCATGAAATAGTCTATATGTAGAAAGGCTTGTGCAAAATCCTGCTGTTTATGCTACAAGCTAATTTACAAGTACAGTGGTGTTTTGTGTGTGACAGCTTCAAGTCAAAGTTTTTGGCTTTAACCAGAAGCTGACCTGGAGATTTCTATTCAGAATACCCAGAAGTATAGGCCTGCCTCTCATCCCCTCCTTAATAATGGTTTCATTACTTAAAATTGTCTGTTGAGAGAAAAGCTGTCAGAATAATTTAtacttctgtgtatttttcacTTAGGTGTCACAAAGAGTTGAccgtattaaaaaaaaaagtgtataaGCAGGTGATTATGGTTTGTATGAACCCATACAAGTGAAGTATGTTGTACTCTTAAAATCTTAAGCTATCACTTGGTAATGAGTTTTAACTTAAGACTGTTTTGTGACAACCGTAAAGCTAGAACTGCTTGCCatagaagaaaaaggttttttgtCTTGTCCAAGTTGCTTCAGCTTTAAGTTAACTTTCTAGACTTCTACTGTTTCTGTACTATTTTTTGCCACCAGGTGGGAgcagagctttttattttgtcttcaatgtattaaaatagcaatataatttttatacaaTTTTCTTCTGCACCTTCACTGTTAGCTAGCTGTTTTTGCAGAGGAATAATCTGACTATAGATGCTTTTCCAGTGAAAAGGAATTCATCTTCTCATTGCAGCTGACTTAAGTAGGAGTTATATTGCTGCAATTCCTATAAttcagatgctgctgctctcagtATGAAACTGAAAGCAGATCTGAAGTATCAAGATCTGAATGCCATGATAATCAGTACTTTGCTCTGTGGAAAAAGGCAGCTTTCTTCAttgtctgttattttttttaatgttctctgCCCTGTTTGGGAAATAGGTACATTAGTGCTTTTGTTCATACACCCACACTCAAAAATGTTACATGAGTTTCATTTTATGATTTCCAGACAGATCATTTGCTCCATTCCatacatatttcatttcaaatcatCTGTCTAGGTTAACATCATTGTATAAGGGTGTATAGCAATCCTGTATGTTTTTCATAGTTAGCTGCTGATTGtgttccttgttttctttgtggctGAGTTGAGCTCCTGTTGTTTGATTTGATGGGAAATCAGCAGTTTCAACTCATGCCAATGGGAATCAATTTTTGACCACAAGTGACACAGGGTGCTAAACGCTAAAGTATCTCGAGTTTAGCAAGCAAAATTAGTAGATCTTCTGACTTAATGTTGGAGCTCTGAGGCCCTCCTGTACAGTTTTTATTTAGAACATGTGCTAAATAAACTCAGGACACAAGAAGCTAAGTTACTTTTCCAGGGACAAATTGCTGGTTTGTGCCTTAATTTCACCAGTTATTACAAGGGAGGTTAATGATTCACAGGCACCTTGAAGATAGTTTAATGCTACGTGATTCAACCTGCAAAGATGGTTTCTTAGTCCTCACATGTAAATGAAAGCTCCACAAGATAAGGAGATGAAGACTGGgactagaaaataaataaaacagacaaacaaattTCATGTTAAtcttcctgaggaaaaaatactgaagattttaattttaaatttattttaaaacaatactgAAGAATTTTAGCAAGTGGCTAAGGTGTGTGGTAAGAAACTTTACTGGCAACACTAGTGAACAAGCTAAAGGAACTTCTGAAGCAGACTATGAACCATTGATGTTAATTTGGCAAAACTCCAGGCAGATAACATCAGAATGGTAGAGAAGTACAGGTATGGCACTTCCGTATTTAGAAAGGGACAACCGTACTAATTATACACCTTAGCCTAATTTAGATGCTAGgacaaatgttttaataattcCTTTCTAAGGGATAGTAAGGTTATAAATGGTCCgtatttgtgaaaaaatatGACTTTCAGGCTTCACTTGCTGTGGTTCACAGGTACTACCCTCTGATGCATACCTGATGATAGTTAATAATGCCTTATATAATGTTCTAAGTAAGCTAGGGAAATAAGGGACTGGAAAAATAGCTGTTCTCTGAGTAGTCTTTTAACTGTTCTTGGtaacttcaggaaaaatttcAATGGGAGAATCTAAAAAGATTTTCCGAATCATGTTTTCTTGCAATGTTTTCATTGTGGATGATGGAATTAACAGTGCATGTAAAATTTGTTTACAGTAGGCAGAATTTCAGATGAATTGaagaacacaaatatttaagatCTGACTAAATCTggaatgattttaaattaaaaggaggGGAATCCAATAAATGCAAGTATGGAAGGATACACCAGAACAGAAATCAAATGCAAGCATACAGTACAAAGATCAAATGGTCAGTAATAGTATTAGAGAATAAAAGGATCTGGAATTTCTAGGGAGTTGATAAGTCTCCTTAGTAAAGCTGAAGAAGACTGAGTTTTATTTCCAGTGCGTGTTAATACCAATTTATATGGAAAAGATGGACGATAACTATGATTCTGTTGTTGCTTGAGGACTTGATGAAAATGCCAGTCTTTAGGCATTACTTCTCAAGGAAGATGTAATAgtgcagcagagaaaacagaagtaagaTTTGAAAACCATACTGTTTTGGCAAACGTGGAAAATTTGGATTTACTTTGTCTCAGATGAGATTGTTGGAGTGATCATGGATGTAACTTCAAATGCGTAAAACAAATTCATAAAGAAGGTGGCGATTCACTGCTCTCCCAGATGGTAGCAAACAAGACAAGAATTGCTTAGTTTAATTGGtaacaaatgtttttcaatgttacatatgagaaaaaaatttcttattgATAAAGCTAGGTAAGCACTAGAGCAAGTGGTTGTGGAATGGAGGTATTgcaaggtttgggttttttttataaacaacttcagaaatttAGCCTGTTGACTATCAAACTGCATTCTTGCAGAAACTGATTTCGTGTAGGGTTATCCAGCAGTGTTGTCCTGGCACTTTTTATCATTGTCCAGATTTGAAGAAAGATCTGAATGACATACATAATATTTGCCAAATAATGGTCTCAAGCTAAGCGTTCAATTGCTAACGTGTAATGCGTATCCCTTCAGTATGGGGACCATATCCACATGGTTTCTCTTTCATTAAACTTTGGACTTGCATTGATTAGGGAATTActgtgttggatttttttttttaaattcgaCAGGTATTCGTAATAACACCACCTGGTgaatgaacaaaatgttttctgtttatcaaCAGAAATTTCTAAACATGGTAATACTGTTCTAGATATGTTTTCAAATCAAGGCTGCATTTCACAATTCAGTATCCACCAAAGGGAACGTGAATTCTGGTTAGTGATGTGTGCTTTATAACAGgttttgaaattttaagaaaCGTTTCTCATGCTTGtaagtgtatttttcttctgatactCTTGTAAAAGTTCTTTTAGATATTGTGTAAATGTTAAATGAGAGATGAAAATGTGGTATTGAATGTAATTGCTgtacacaaaaataattctgtgttaaaagaaacaaaactcacTGCAATTGCTCTAGACATTGTTTACAAAGCAGTTTTATGACCACAAGAGGATGCTAAAGGTCCTAATAATATTTTTTAGTATGATgcaaaaatggggaaaaagaggtAACGTAAAAAGTTATTGatagacattaaaaataaatattttttcattatttttattctaattttcaACAGCACTTAGTTATATTAACAGAAAGATTGTATGTGTGCACAACGGTTTCAGACTTTGCTGCATTAGCAATATATTCTGAAATACTTGAGCATTAGTAAtttaataacaaatatattCTAACACTCGCGGAAGGATTTTCATCTGCATCTGTGCTAGGTGCTAACATATTCCCTTTTACATCTTTTTGCTGTCTGCCCTTTCAGGTGTCAGGTTCTTTATGTAATAGAGGActgatttaaatgttttctattttttggcatgtttttatttggttgtAACTGGTGGTGTCAGCAGGAAATATGATCTTATAGGTAAAGAGATAGTTTGGAATTAGAAGGACATGGATTTTGTTTGCTATTCTGCCACCTCCTCTGTTTAGTTATGGCTTTGTGCCTCTGCTTTTCCACCTGTGTCATGTTTTCTTGTCTGTGTAGATAGACCTAGTGAATAGCTCAAACTCTTTACATTTATTCAGTGGAGCATGTAAGGGCTTTAGAGGCCCTCacattaattataaaaataaataaccccCTTGGTAGGCAATTGCtatgtttatttgcattttttattctatCTTGTATACCTCTTGTCcttattttgcaaatttaaaatataccagatgcaatattttccttaaacagtttttatttaggTACCTAAATAACAGGTCAGACTTCCTGGAAAAACTCCCCCTGTTGCTCTCAGTTTCATAACTGAGACAGACTTATTTATGTGCAATGGtttctaatttttaaacttGGGCCACTGCTGAAGTTTTTgaaagcaggagagcagcaggcatTATATTATGTAAGCCTGTTATCTTGCAGATTTTAGAAGTCTTaaagcagtaaataaaacatactGTTCAGAAGACCACGTTAACATCTGTCTGTCCTGTTTGCActaagatatttttattgtaagaTAGTGTATGTTGAAACTTGTAAACTGAGACTGCTGTATTAGCTTCATCTCTCTTCAAACCAGAAGAATTTGGGAAATACTCCAAAAAAATCATTGGAAAGGGATTACAGCTAATGGGAATTTATAGCTATATATGTAtctctatatatgtatataaataaaagtatctgattttagtaaaataaaaacaaatagatCTTCTCAGTTTTGAAGTTACAATTATAAGGTTTTGTACCAGCATCCTCCTGACCCAAATTCCAGGATGTCTTCGATTGAAGAAATATATCTTATTTGAAATATGAACAGTGTTTACATGGagcaaaaattatttgctgaagTTTTTGGGAATCTTGTTAATtgatttgcattattttgtaATGCGTCAACAGGTACTTGTTTTGATGGCTAGCATGTACATTTTATTGATGCTCAATTTACTGTTTCTCATTCTgcagaaatactggaaaatgtaAGACTAATACATAAACCAGTGTCTTTGCAACCACGAGGGCTGATCAACAAAGGAAACTGGTGCTACATCAATGCTGTATCCTTACCttggaaaaaattaatacaCTTAAGTTAAAATTTGTATACTATATCTGTCAAAGTTTCTCTGGATTATTCTGGTAGGCATTTTATAAAAGTGTTTGTCTTCTCATATCCTGCTACTGCGGTTAAAATGTTTAAGGGTAGCATCTAGAAATCCAAGGGTGTTTTGGATTGTTGAACCTTGTGTCCAGGGTTCCCCTGCAGTGGGTTGTACAATCCTCTTTGCAATTTGTTTCTGTTACTTCTGTCAAAATACTTCAGAACTATGATTTTCTCACGACTGAAAACCTTCTTGTAATTTCTAGTTGTGTTTACTCATGACTCTTTGTGCAACAACATAAGTGGTTATTTCTCTCTTGTACTTGAAGTAACTATTCTTACTCTTAGGCTTTGTTTTGGCAATTTCGTAAGCAGATCACTTGGTTTTCTGTTGAGCAGGCTGTCGCTATCATATCATCTGTGCAGAtgcagtgtttaaaataatcctttta
This region includes:
- the USP10 gene encoding ubiquitin carboxyl-terminal hydrolase 10 isoform X3 produces the protein MAVNSAQYIFGEFSPDEFNQFFVTPRCSVELPPYNETVSCGIKSTGEEYQRIEFGVNEVIETQSSVLNNTDYSISSTLNPQAPEFILSCAPAQKTPDDSLGETNYNSIDCQFTDPTLALDSGSNAENDGLSGGLGQRERKKKKKRPPGYYSYLEDVSDGIAPTEALVNGHANSSGLNSISTEDTELTGDIHSLATPRTCNSPDNSVDFINEAVSDDSVSSALDNTRTAGQPEVCRVTNSEQFCIPSETGRDSPLRTAVVQSYAGTDTTENLGVTNGQTLESSGEDTAANGVELHTVESTDSDQAKPEEASPSTEATVPVAGSVPVNQPAKSWASLFHNSKPSASTSVVYVETKYTPPATSTLVPEKQVEVKEGPVPVSEDPVAIKIAEILENVRLIHKPVSLQPRGLINKGNWCYINATLQALVACPPMYHLMKSIPIYSKSQRPCTSTPMIDSFVRLMNEFTNMPVPPKAKQALGDKIVRDIRPGAAFEPTYIYRLLTVIKSSLSEKGRQEDAEEYLGFILNGLHEEMLTLKKLLSPYNEKLSVSNGPEAQTIHEEEEQDEQGEGSEDEWEQVGPRNKSSVTRQADFVQTPITDIFGGHIRSVVYQQSSKESATLQPFFTLQLDIQSDKIRTVQDALESLVARESVQGYTTKTKQEVEISRRVTLEELPPVLVLHLKRFVYEKTGGCQKLIKNIEYPVDLEISKVVYHHGNSATGGHYTTDVFQIGLNGWLRIDDQAVKVINQYQVVKPSAERTAYLLYYRRVDLL
- the USP10 gene encoding ubiquitin carboxyl-terminal hydrolase 10 isoform X2, translating into MWMLRQFLELPPYNETVSCGIKSTGEEYQRIEFGVNEVIETQSSVLNNTDYSISSTLNPQAPEFILSCAPAQKTPDDSLGETNYNSIDCQFTDPTLALDSGSNAENDGLSGGLGQRERKKKKKRPPGYYSYLEDVSDGIAPTEALVNGHANSSGLNSISTEDTELTGDIHSLATPRTCNSPDNSVDFINEAVSDDSVSSALDNTRTAGQPEVCRVTNSEQFCIPSETGRDSPLRTAVVQSYAGTDTTENLGVTNGQTLESSGEDTAANGVELHTVESTDSDQAKPEEASPSTEATVPVAGSVPVNQPAKSWASLFHNSKPSASTSVVYVETKYTPPATSTLVPEKQVEVKEGPVPVSEDPVAIKIAEILENVRLIHKPVSLQPRGLINKGNWCYINATLQALVACPPMYHLMKSIPIYSKSQRPCTSTPMIDSFVRLMNEFTNMPVPPKAKQALGDKIVRDIRPGAAFEPTYIYRLLTVIKSSLSEKGRQEDAEEYLGFILNGLHEEMLTLKKLLSPYNEKLSVSNGPEAQTIHEEEEQDEQGEGSEDEWEQVGPRNKSSVTRQADFVQTPITDIFGGHIRSVVYQQSSKESATLQPFFTLQLDIQSDKIRTVQDALESLVARESVQGYTTKTKQEVEISRRVTLEELPPVLVLHLKRFVYEKTGGCQKLIKNIEYPVDLEISKELLSPGVKSKIFKGQRTYRLFAVVYHHGNSATGGHYTTDVFQIGLNGWLRIDDQAVKVINQYQVVKPSAERTAYLLYYRRVDLL